The following coding sequences are from one Methanohalophilus halophilus window:
- the cgi121 gene encoding KEOPS complex subunit Cgi121, with product MYWKTVQGTLFIDDLNAFLQNLIALSDEYDVTIQAMDAGKIAGISHIELAIKKAGRAFESGNNVARDIGVEILRYASGKRQIVEAFSIGIKEGDISVVFLVLGEKDKVDAVLPELDSMVCKSDVADYSGEKEDAIRSHFDISTEETDAIDVSRIPDIVLERVALVDILK from the coding sequence ATGTATTGGAAGACTGTTCAGGGTACTCTTTTTATTGATGACCTGAATGCTTTTTTGCAAAACCTGATTGCCCTTTCGGATGAGTATGATGTCACCATACAGGCAATGGATGCAGGTAAAATAGCAGGTATCTCCCATATCGAACTTGCTATAAAAAAAGCCGGAAGAGCATTTGAATCCGGCAATAACGTTGCCAGGGATATTGGGGTTGAAATACTCCGGTATGCTTCCGGAAAGAGGCAGATAGTTGAAGCTTTTTCCATAGGGATAAAGGAAGGGGACATTTCTGTTGTTTTTCTTGTCCTGGGTGAAAAAGATAAAGTAGATGCTGTCTTACCCGAACTGGATTCAATGGTATGCAAGAGTGATGTGGCTGATTATTCAGGTGAAAAGGAAGATGCAATAAGGTCTCATTTTGACATCAGCACTGAAGAAACAGATGCCATAGATGTATCACGGATACCCGACATCGTGCTGGAGCGAGTGGCACTGGTGGACATCCTGAAATAA
- the glpX gene encoding class II fructose-bisphosphatase, with translation MPHPKTAENIMKNAGPIESALLPKLIHVTEAAAIAAAHQIGKGDKNYADQVSVEAMRRMLNCLDIRGIIKIGEGERDEAPMLYIGEEVGTGKGDLEVNIAVDPLEGTNLCADGVPGSISVMAMSEPNGLFHGPDVYMDKIVVGPEVVKYEREHPGEEIDLDAPAIDNLEIVARALNRSVEELVVVILDRERHKDKIEEIRKTGARVNLVSDGDLMPGVSTAIRGSGIHVVMGSGGSGEAVLTASAMKILGGKVLARLVLPSVANHKPDDVIAREVEEKMPRLKKMGITEDNMHDVLDTEKLVPGKDVIFAATGVTSGHFLKGTNLFGYGDARVHSISMGSSGIVKFSDSVYIHDKENTPLRL, from the coding sequence ATGCCACACCCCAAGACTGCAGAGAATATTATGAAAAACGCCGGTCCGATAGAAAGTGCTTTACTCCCCAAACTGATTCATGTCACAGAAGCTGCTGCTATTGCTGCTGCCCATCAGATAGGTAAGGGTGACAAAAATTATGCCGATCAGGTATCTGTGGAAGCAATGCGCAGGATGCTCAATTGCCTGGATATCAGGGGCATCATCAAGATTGGTGAAGGTGAAAGGGATGAGGCACCAATGCTCTATATTGGTGAAGAAGTTGGTACAGGTAAAGGCGACCTTGAGGTAAATATTGCAGTTGATCCGCTGGAAGGTACCAACCTCTGTGCAGACGGTGTACCGGGTTCAATCTCAGTTATGGCCATGTCCGAACCCAACGGCTTGTTCCATGGTCCAGATGTCTATATGGATAAAATCGTGGTAGGTCCGGAAGTCGTAAAGTATGAACGAGAACACCCCGGAGAGGAAATTGATCTGGATGCTCCGGCAATTGACAATCTTGAGATAGTGGCCCGTGCTTTAAACCGCAGTGTAGAGGAACTTGTGGTTGTGATTCTGGACCGTGAGCGCCATAAGGATAAAATCGAGGAAATCCGGAAAACCGGTGCCAGGGTAAATCTGGTTTCCGATGGTGACCTTATGCCCGGCGTATCAACGGCTATACGCGGCTCAGGTATTCATGTGGTAATGGGTTCGGGTGGCTCGGGTGAAGCTGTACTTACAGCTTCTGCAATGAAGATCCTGGGTGGTAAGGTTCTTGCACGCCTGGTTTTACCTTCAGTTGCCAATCACAAACCCGATGATGTAATTGCGCGGGAGGTAGAGGAAAAGATGCCCCGGCTTAAAAAGATGGGCATAACTGAAGACAACATGCATGATGTTCTTGACACTGAAAAACTTGTACCCGGCAAAGATGTAATCTTTGCTGCAACCGGTGTGACCTCCGGGCATTTCCTCAAAGGCACCAACCTTTTTGGTTATGGGGACGCAAGGGTACACAGTATATCAATGGGTAGTTCAGGTATTGTCAAG
- the thrC gene encoding threonine synthase, giving the protein MYYLKCIECGKEYPKTEVLYTCECGGLLDVIYDYSQIDIKKEDLKGIALSVWKYAKLLPVDRKPITIQEGGTPLYKCDRLAEKVGVRELYVKHEGMNPTGSFKDRGMTVGVSKALELGMETIACASTGNTSAALSIYGAKAAVPAIVLLPEGKVALGKVAQALMHGAKVLSIRGNFDDALELVRELCDKEKIYLLNSINPYRLEGQKTIGFEIADQLDFQMPDRLVLPVGNAGNITAIHKGFKEFKNLGLTDKVPQMMGIQTEGSCPIVKAVREGKTDITPEKNPETIATAIRIGNPVNARKALIAISESNGGAESVTDDELVEAQIDLAQLEGIGVEPASATSVAGLKKLVETGVIGANESVVCVTTGHLLKDPEEVISVAPKPIVVDATMEAIRKVLY; this is encoded by the coding sequence ATGTACTATTTAAAATGCATCGAATGCGGTAAGGAATATCCTAAAACAGAGGTACTGTATACCTGTGAATGCGGCGGTTTGCTTGATGTAATTTATGATTATTCTCAGATTGATATAAAAAAGGAAGATTTAAAGGGAATTGCACTTTCTGTATGGAAATATGCAAAACTTCTTCCTGTTGACAGAAAACCTATAACGATACAGGAAGGTGGCACACCTCTCTATAAATGTGACAGGTTAGCCGAAAAGGTAGGTGTCAGGGAACTGTATGTCAAACATGAAGGCATGAATCCTACCGGTTCCTTCAAGGACAGGGGTATGACCGTAGGTGTCAGCAAAGCACTGGAACTAGGGATGGAAACAATTGCCTGTGCATCTACAGGTAATACTTCAGCAGCCCTTTCCATCTACGGTGCAAAGGCGGCAGTTCCTGCCATTGTCCTGTTACCGGAAGGGAAAGTTGCACTGGGCAAGGTTGCACAGGCCCTGATGCACGGCGCAAAAGTGCTTAGCATACGCGGCAATTTCGATGATGCTCTGGAACTTGTAAGAGAACTCTGTGATAAGGAAAAGATCTACCTCTTAAACTCCATTAACCCTTACAGGCTGGAAGGACAGAAAACAATAGGTTTTGAGATCGCAGACCAGCTGGATTTCCAAATGCCTGACCGACTGGTACTTCCGGTAGGTAATGCAGGTAACATTACTGCAATCCATAAAGGCTTCAAAGAATTCAAGAATCTGGGACTTACCGATAAAGTCCCACAGATGATGGGAATACAGACTGAAGGTTCCTGTCCAATAGTAAAAGCCGTAAGGGAAGGAAAAACTGATATTACCCCCGAAAAGAACCCCGAAACTATCGCAACAGCAATCCGGATAGGGAATCCGGTTAATGCCAGAAAGGCCCTTATAGCGATTTCCGAATCAAATGGTGGTGCGGAAAGTGTTACTGATGATGAATTAGTGGAAGCCCAGATCGATCTGGCACAACTTGAAGGAATCGGTGTCGAACCTGCAAGTGCCACCTCCGTTGCCGGCCTGAAAAAACTTGTAGAGACCGGAGTAATAGGTGCAAATGAATCCGTGGTCTGCGTGACTACAGGACACCTTCTCAAGGATCCGGAAGAAGTAATATCTGTTGCACCCAAACCCATTGTAGTTGATGCCACAATGGAAGCTATCAGAAAGGTCCTGTACTGA